Proteins from a single region of Sphaerochaeta globosa str. Buddy:
- the cobT gene encoding nicotinate-nucleotide--dimethylbenzimidazole phosphoribosyltransferase yields the protein MSIPPVDRSSLCMYQQMLLGKAMPPHSLGRLSDLALDLALIRSRPLKHLALILFAADHGIVEEGVTHSPPEITYQQCCNFAASGGACSLFAGLNNVSLCVIDVAVKHTFSPSDGVLDEKVAWGSRNFLYEKALDKEACLQAIEAGQKAVSNAFTQGFDAIAFGEMGVGNTTSASSVAAALTGLPVASLTGKGSGLSDEELMHKIAVIKRALSLHSQREPFEVLCNLGGYEMAAICGGMWQAARLGLPILLDGFVVSSAALVAVRMEPALADYLIACHRSAMQGHQAILDAIGCKAALLDLGMQLGEGTGALAAWPLVRLASHILFEMTSFEQGRVTNSTALLQELGVL from the coding sequence ATGTCCATACCCCCAGTCGACCGAAGTTCCCTTTGTATGTACCAGCAGATGTTGCTTGGTAAAGCGATGCCCCCCCACAGCCTGGGAAGGCTCTCCGACCTTGCCCTGGACCTCGCCCTGATCAGGTCCCGTCCGCTGAAGCATCTTGCACTTATTCTCTTTGCTGCAGATCATGGTATTGTTGAGGAAGGGGTTACGCACAGCCCTCCTGAGATTACCTATCAGCAGTGCTGCAATTTTGCCGCCAGTGGTGGTGCATGTTCCCTGTTTGCAGGTCTGAACAATGTTTCGCTTTGTGTCATCGATGTAGCAGTCAAGCATACGTTCTCTCCCTCTGACGGCGTGTTGGATGAGAAAGTTGCTTGGGGAAGCAGGAATTTCCTGTATGAAAAGGCTCTTGATAAAGAGGCTTGCTTGCAGGCAATTGAAGCGGGACAAAAGGCCGTTTCAAATGCTTTTACGCAAGGCTTTGATGCCATTGCCTTCGGTGAGATGGGAGTAGGGAATACCACCAGTGCTTCCAGCGTGGCTGCAGCCCTCACCGGCTTGCCTGTGGCCTCGCTCACCGGTAAAGGTTCGGGCTTAAGCGATGAGGAGCTCATGCATAAGATAGCCGTAATTAAGAGAGCCCTTTCGTTGCATTCCCAGCGCGAACCCTTTGAGGTGCTTTGCAACCTTGGGGGATATGAGATGGCAGCCATCTGTGGTGGCATGTGGCAGGCGGCCCGGCTGGGCCTGCCCATCCTGCTTGATGGGTTTGTGGTAAGCAGTGCAGCCTTGGTGGCGGTACGAATGGAGCCAGCCTTGGCTGACTACCTGATTGCCTGCCATCGCTCTGCAATGCAGGGTCATCAGGCAATACTGGATGCCATCGGGTGCAAAGCGGCACTTCTTGACCTGGGAATGCAGCTGGGAGAAGGAACAGGAGCCTTGGCGGCCTGGCCGCTGGTTCGGCTTGCAAGCCATATTCTCTTTGAGATGACCAGCTTCGAACAGGGTAGGGTTACGAACAGCACCGCGCTCCTGCAAGAGTTGGGGGTACTATGA
- the cobU gene encoding bifunctional adenosylcobinamide kinase/adenosylcobinamide-phosphate guanylyltransferase, giving the protein MATIDLKKTQIMGYPLHPGKGTLVSTTGGVRIHTRLKSQVSLIIGGGRSGKSSYSQDYALNICEGTESRAYIATAEPIDEEMKQRIAAHQQDRGERFITIEENLDLAKAIRDLPPSVEVCVVDCLTVWLGNLLHHYGIPSKRFVQMDALYEVLRNPPCEILLVTNETGLGLIPADAESRSFRDLAGWMNQDIAQIAQNVILLVAGLPLALKGKVL; this is encoded by the coding sequence ATGGCTACCATTGACCTGAAAAAGACCCAGATAATGGGATATCCGCTTCATCCTGGAAAAGGAACGCTTGTTTCTACAACCGGGGGAGTGAGAATTCATACCCGTCTCAAGAGCCAAGTGAGCCTTATCATAGGTGGAGGGCGAAGCGGCAAGAGTTCCTATTCCCAGGATTATGCACTGAATATCTGTGAAGGGACTGAATCGAGAGCCTATATCGCAACAGCCGAACCGATTGATGAGGAGATGAAACAGCGGATTGCCGCCCATCAGCAGGACCGGGGAGAACGATTCATCACCATCGAGGAAAATCTTGACTTGGCTAAGGCCATCAGGGACCTTCCACCCTCAGTTGAAGTATGCGTAGTTGATTGCCTGACTGTATGGCTGGGGAATCTCTTGCATCACTATGGGATACCTTCCAAGCGGTTTGTGCAGATGGATGCACTGTATGAGGTGCTTCGCAACCCTCCTTGCGAGATTCTGTTGGTGACCAATGAAACGGGCTTGGGTCTGATTCCTGCCGATGCCGAGAGCCGTTCCTTCCGTGACCTCGCAGGATGGATGAATCAGGATATCGCCCAGATCGCCCAGAATGTCATTCTGCTCGTGGCAGGGCTGCCGCTTGCCCTCAAGGGCAAGGTGTTGTGA
- the cbiR gene encoding cobamide remodeling phosphodiesterase CbiR, protein MKTPNLRIGTTSYILADDILPNVRYLAPLVDDIELVLFESEGMSNLPSKQVIDELAALATQHDLTYTVHFPLDLYPGSSDPSLRSACVSSLLSIIELTRSLKPFGYVLHLTPELYGPLPSLDVGRWHVCVDETLQTLLKRTDVDPSMFCIETLSYPFSSVQDLVERYNLSVTLDIGHIWLMGYDSDKAMDALFRRTRICHLHGVREKTDHLGLDQGDQAAIEHFLHRLVSQGNCDGRERVLTLEVFSEEQFHASLSLLGQTHAMMN, encoded by the coding sequence ATGAAAACTCCAAATCTCCGTATCGGGACCACCAGCTATATTCTGGCTGACGACATTCTTCCCAATGTCCGCTACCTCGCCCCCCTAGTCGATGATATTGAACTGGTCCTGTTCGAAAGCGAAGGGATGAGTAATCTACCATCCAAGCAGGTCATTGATGAATTGGCAGCTCTTGCTACGCAGCATGACCTTACCTATACGGTGCATTTCCCTTTGGACCTATATCCCGGCAGCAGTGATCCCTCTCTTCGGTCAGCGTGTGTTTCCTCCCTTCTTTCCATCATCGAACTGACTCGAAGCCTCAAACCTTTCGGGTATGTACTGCATCTCACTCCTGAACTGTATGGGCCACTGCCTTCCTTGGATGTCGGACGTTGGCACGTTTGTGTGGATGAGACCTTGCAGACGTTGCTGAAACGTACGGATGTGGATCCAAGCATGTTCTGCATTGAAACGCTCAGCTATCCGTTTTCCTCTGTGCAGGACTTGGTTGAACGCTACAATCTTTCGGTAACGCTGGACATCGGGCATATCTGGCTGATGGGGTATGACAGCGACAAGGCGATGGATGCCCTTTTTAGAAGGACTCGCATCTGCCATCTGCATGGAGTGCGTGAAAAGACCGACCACCTGGGTTTGGACCAGGGGGATCAAGCCGCTATCGAGCATTTTTTGCATCGTCTCGTTTCGCAAGGAAACTGCGACGGTAGGGAGCGTGTTCTTACGTTGGAAGTGTTTTCCGAGGAACAGTTCCATGCTTCCCTCTCCCTCTTGGGTCAAACCCATGCTATGATGAACTGA